In 'Nostoc azollae' 0708, the following are encoded in one genomic region:
- the secD gene encoding protein translocase subunit SecD, protein MQRQRALLALIIVLVIAAITVIATIPVPLGLDLRGGSQLTIQVKPSEEIKEITERELEAVKKVVEGRINGLGVSEPVIQTVGTDKILVQLPGVNDPQQAERVLGGTAQLEFRTQKPNTETQIFALQVSRKELKAKQEELRKSNDKEAIAKNKEELQNNNRAITELFESTNPPLTGKYLKDAYGEPTQGTNWNVAIRFDPKGGELFADLTKKLAGTGRTIGIFLDKELISSPTVGVEFASTGITGGSAVITGRLEAEEANNLGVQLRGGALPVPVEIAERRTVGATLGKDSIQSSIYAGIGGLILVLIFMVVYYRLPGLIADVSLVIYSLLSWATFCLLGVTLTLPGIAGFILSIGMAVDANVLIFERTREELRAGKSLYRSVESGFYRAFSSILDSNVTTWIACAALFWLGSGLVKGFALTLALGVGVSMFTAITCSRTLMFLAVSIPSWRKTELYCPKLPASNKAKVAQ, encoded by the coding sequence ATGCAAAGACAGCGAGCGCTATTAGCGTTAATTATAGTTTTGGTAATCGCCGCTATTACGGTGATTGCGACAATTCCTGTACCCTTAGGACTGGACTTACGGGGAGGCTCACAGCTTACAATTCAGGTGAAACCAAGCGAGGAAATTAAGGAAATTACCGAACGCGAATTGGAAGCCGTGAAAAAAGTCGTCGAAGGTCGTATTAACGGTCTAGGCGTTTCTGAACCAGTGATTCAAACAGTCGGTACTGATAAAATTTTAGTGCAGTTGCCTGGAGTCAATGATCCACAACAGGCAGAACGGGTACTAGGTGGTACAGCCCAGTTAGAATTTCGGACTCAAAAACCAAATACAGAGACTCAAATATTTGCGCTACAAGTATCACGAAAAGAACTAAAAGCCAAACAAGAAGAGTTGAGAAAGAGCAACGATAAAGAAGCGATCGCCAAAAATAAAGAAGAGTTGCAGAACAATAACCGAGCGATCACCGAATTATTTGAAAGCACCAACCCACCACTCACAGGTAAATACCTCAAAGATGCCTATGGTGAACCCACCCAAGGTACTAACTGGAATGTAGCCATCCGCTTCGATCCTAAAGGTGGTGAACTATTTGCTGACTTAACAAAAAAGTTAGCAGGAACAGGTCGCACCATCGGTATTTTTCTAGACAAAGAATTAATTAGTTCTCCCACCGTAGGAGTAGAATTTGCTTCCACTGGAATAACAGGCGGTTCTGCAGTAATTACAGGACGCCTTGAAGCAGAAGAAGCTAACAACTTAGGTGTACAATTAAGAGGTGGTGCCTTACCCGTACCTGTAGAAATCGCTGAAAGAAGAACAGTGGGCGCAACCTTGGGTAAAGACAGTATTCAAAGCAGCATTTACGCCGGTATCGGTGGTCTAATTTTAGTATTGATATTCATGGTAGTCTACTATAGACTACCAGGCCTTATTGCTGATGTATCACTAGTGATATACTCCCTTTTAAGCTGGGCTACATTTTGCTTATTGGGTGTCACCCTCACCTTGCCAGGAATTGCTGGTTTTATTCTCAGTATTGGAATGGCTGTAGATGCCAACGTACTAATTTTTGAACGAACGAGGGAAGAATTGCGAGCAGGTAAATCATTATATCGTTCTGTAGAATCTGGTTTTTACCGGGCATTTTCCAGTATTTTAGATAGTAATGTTACTACCTGGATAGCTTGTGCCGCCCTATTTTGGTTAGGTTCTGGTTTAGTCAAAGGCTTTGCCCTCACCTTAGCTTTAGGAGTTGGTGTCAGTATGTTTACAGCCATCACCTGTAGTCGTACCTTGATGTTTTTAGCTGTTTCCATTCCCTCTTGGCGGAAAACAGAACTCTACTGTCCCAAACTGCCAGCATCAAATAAGGCTAAGGTGGCTCAATGA
- a CDS encoding alpha-ketoacid dehydrogenase subunit beta encodes MAETLFFNALREAIDEEMARDSSVFLLGEDVGHYGGSYKVTKDLCKKYGDLRVLDTPIAENSFTGIAVGAAMTGLRPIIEGMNMGFLLLAFNQISNNAGMLRYTSGGNFKIPMVIRGPGGVGKQLGAEHSQRLEAYFLAVPGLKIVACSTPYNAKGLLKAAIRDDNPVLFFEHVLLYNLKENLPEKEYVLPLDKAEVVRRGKDVTIITYSRMRYHVTQAVETLEKQGYNPEVIDLISLKPLDFDTIAASVRKTHRVVIVEECMRTGGIGAELTASINDSLFDELDAPVLRLSSQDIPTPYNGNLERLTIVQPEQIIEAVQKMVALRV; translated from the coding sequence ATGGCAGAAACACTATTTTTCAACGCCCTGCGGGAAGCCATTGATGAAGAAATGGCGCGTGACTCTAGCGTATTTCTTCTTGGTGAAGACGTAGGACATTACGGCGGTTCTTATAAAGTTACCAAAGACCTATGCAAAAAGTATGGTGATCTGCGTGTATTAGATACACCCATTGCGGAAAACAGCTTTACTGGTATAGCAGTAGGAGCAGCAATGACTGGTCTAAGACCTATCATTGAAGGTATGAATATGGGCTTTTTGCTTCTAGCCTTCAACCAAATTTCTAATAACGCGGGTATGTTGCGCTACACTTCCGGCGGTAACTTTAAAATCCCGATGGTCATTCGTGGTCCTGGGGGTGTGGGAAAACAGTTAGGTGCAGAACATTCCCAACGTTTAGAAGCTTATTTCCTAGCTGTTCCAGGGTTGAAAATCGTAGCTTGTTCCACACCTTACAACGCTAAAGGGTTACTGAAAGCAGCTATCCGTGATGATAACCCAGTCTTATTTTTTGAACACGTTTTACTCTACAACTTAAAAGAAAATCTGCCAGAAAAAGAGTATGTATTACCACTGGATAAAGCAGAAGTAGTCCGTCGTGGTAAAGACGTGACAATTATCACCTACTCCCGGATGCGTTATCACGTCACGCAAGCGGTAGAAACTTTGGAAAAACAAGGATACAATCCAGAAGTTATTGACTTGATATCTCTCAAGCCTCTAGATTTTGATACCATTGCTGCATCCGTGCGTAAAACTCACCGTGTAGTTATTGTGGAAGAGTGTATGCGAACTGGTGGTATTGGTGCAGAGTTAACAGCCTCCATCAATGACAGCTTGTTTGATGAATTAGACGCACCTGTACTGCGGCTTTCTTCCCAAGATATCCCCACACCTTACAACGGTAATCTGGAACGATTGACTATTGTTCAACCAGAGCAAATTATCGAAGCTGTACAGAAAATGGTAGCTTTGCGAGTTTAG
- a CDS encoding helix-turn-helix domain-containing protein, translating to MGLVRLRIKEFAADNGRTLKEVYDRSGVGYSALKVYARSPGLATVNVTSLHKLARTFNVLIEDLYEIVQE from the coding sequence ATGGGTCTAGTAAGGTTGCGAATTAAAGAATTCGCCGCTGACAATGGTCGGACATTAAAAGAAGTGTATGATCGCTCTGGTGTAGGCTACAGTGCGCTCAAGGTGTATGCTCGTTCTCCTGGGTTAGCAACTGTTAATGTAACATCCTTACACAAGTTAGCGCGAACCTTTAACGTGCTGATAGAAGACTTGTATGAAATAGTGCAGGAATAA